The Tursiops truncatus isolate mTurTru1 chromosome 11, mTurTru1.mat.Y, whole genome shotgun sequence genomic sequence cagagaagaaatgaagcaaGTACATGAAGACTATGTAACTGGATGTTAAAAGATTTTGTGTTTGAAATAATCTGGCAAAGGTTACCTTCTACTCCTGAGGTCACTAACAGATGAGGTATGCCAATTTTTGCCCAGTTTAACATTCAAATGGAGTAGTCTTCCAAAAAATCTTACAGGTCTCTCTAGAGCCATAACTTCTCACAATTCCATGTATTTGGCCTCCATATTTCTCTGCGAGACTACCTTCTTTACCTTTGACCAATTCCTGCTTGCCTTTCAGCACTTAGTTGATGGCTCACCTACTACAGTAGAGATATTCTACTTTTGTTGAGTCCAATTGCaggagaaattatttcaaatatggATACCCACTCATTAATCTTTCTGAGTCTTCTTTGCAATGAAGCATggcatctgaatttttttttttcttacagtattAACGTCACTTAGGCTCTGCCCTACAGAAAGTCTTCCTTGACCATTTTTTCCACCCACTCTTCTCCCCAACCTGGTCAAGAGCCCCATTTGGGATTCCTGTGGTTCCCCGGAGCAGAGGAAGCAAGGCAGTAAGTATCACAGAGCACCATAactaattttttttggaaaattatcaAATACCTTTTAATTTATGGAATTCAGAACTGACTTTTATTATTAAAGTCTTAAGAagcattcaaaataattttcccatGAACATGCCAGTGAGATTTTTTTAGCAACAGAAGATCATGACAACTTTATAAACTACCAAGAAAAATACACTGCACAGTGAAACAATTTCTGATGTtcttgaaaatactttttcactTTACAAGAGATACAATATGTGTTTCTGTTTGGATTTTACTCTCCATTTTGAGATGCTTAAGAAAAGCCACAAAATGTCTCCTACACTAAGAACAAAAATCTTTAGTACGAGTTTGTGATCATGGCCTCTGAAATTTCAAAAGTTGCCACAATATTTTTCCAGTCCTGTAAACTCAAAGATATAACTCCTTGTTTCCTGCAATGGGAACTGGAATCATTCCCCTCACCCACATGGTTAATATTAATGGGCTCCAATATTGGCAGCCTGTCATGGTCAAGCCTTATTCTTGCAAAACCATCCCTTATaatgaaagaaacataaaatatattctcCACAGTACGAGAGAAAGAGTTTGGGTCAATCACAAACTCAAAATAGGACACGGGAGTATCAGGATACTTCTGAAAGTACGTTTGCAACAATCCCAAgattctttctacttctttttctgtCGCTTCTTGATTACTACTCAGGTCCAGCTTCCTCAGCTTTGTAGGCATATCCCcgttttcttccattctgtgaacTCTTTTCCGGTGCTCAAGTCGGGGCTTCCGCGCGGAAGGCTCTGATTTGAATGAACCGAATATAAAGTGGAATGTTTCAGCTTGCAGCATCCACGACGTTGCTTCCTTTTGTACTGTCTCCCAAAAAGAACGAACTATATTATCATCACAGTCACTCAGCGCATCACGTCCATCATCTTCCATCCAGTTTAGACCCACAAATATAAGCAGAAAATCACAAAATGCCACCTGATTAAAAAGGCTCATGTCAGAGTTTAgctgctttgctttttctttacccAAATCAGAAGCCAAAACAAGAAACTGAGCGTCGAGGGCCGCTTCTCTCGTTCGACTCACTGCATCAAACAGGACATTGGCTTCTTCGAGAGCTTCGGTTAAGGACTCGCTCGTCGTGTTCACTATGTCATCACGGTTCTGCTGGACGTTATAGATGAGCTGCCGGTACTGCTTGCGGATACTCCGGCATTTCTCCTCATCAACCAGCTCCAGCAGGCTTGGGTCGATGTCGGCCTCCCCACAGCTGAGGTCGTCAGAGCAGGCATCAGGCCCCGCCTCCGCTTCCACCTTCATCGGCTCCTCCGCCGCCTGCTTCCCAGAGCACGCACCACCGGTAATGGTTACCACCGGCTCCTCGCCCTTCTCTACGTCTCCCCTCAGGCAATCTTTTTCCTCAGCCATGTCGGCGACCGGTAGCGCTCAGGTAACGGCCTTCGCAGTGTTTCGGCCAACGGCGGAAACAAGGGGTCAGCCGGAGCGGAGAAGGACGCCTGACCATGCGCACTAGCGGAGTCCCGCCGGCCCCGCGCCCGGCGCGCCCCGCCTCCCAGCGGTCCCGCCCCGCGGAGCCCAGACCCCTCAGTGTTCGCAAACAAGCCCCCGGCCGGCGCAGAAGGCGCGCGAGAAtgggtcccacccccaccctagTAACACCGCTCGGTTCAAGCGACAGCTACTATTTTGGCGTTTACTGGCAGTGTCCTCTAGCTTTCAAAGAAACGCTTGGACAATCTTATGACAAAATTATGGGGGACCAAACGTCCCGTGCTTTAAAACATTTGCTGTCACATGTTGCGGCAGCGCTTTTTCGCTCTGATTAAAAGACTTTTTAGGGGGGGAAACTAAATCTGGCTAAATTATAAACTGCTCACAAAGCCAAAGATCGTGGCCTGCGGTATCTCCATTACAGATAGGCTGAACTCTCAGGGTCCATTTGCAAGGTGGTTGCTTGGAACTCCGTCTTCATTATACTAACGTAAATTGTGTTAATTACCTAGGCGGGCCCTCAAAACCTTCAAAAGCCAAATCCTCTCTAACCTACCCCAGTGGGGGGCGGGGTCACCGGGTAAACCAGGGTCCGGACTGGCGCAGGCGCGAAGGTGCACTACCctaccccactcccacccccgccccccgtcccACAGCGTTACGCAAAGCGATCTCTGGTGCTGCGCCACCCAAGGGTACAAGAATAAAGTGGACAGGGTCTCCATCAAAGAGCTGTTCGGAGGCTTGCCAGAAGTAAGGGTCACAGACTCCGAGTGGGTAGTAAATCTGAACCCTAAAAGGTGAGAAATCTGTGAAGATTTTAGACACAATCTGTTATAAGGATATGAATGTGAATGCTGTAAGTCGGGTGACTAATGTATGTTGGAAAAATACACCCCCCAGTTCACTAGGAAATCACATACAGTTGGAGAAAAGGCTTAGCTCATCAGTCACAAGAgcggaaggagagagggaaagaaagggagagagaccaCCACATTGCATCTGAAGCTCTGGTTTCAAGGCACCAGGAAGTATATTGGCCCTACCTTCCTTCCTATGCATCTACActggttctttatttttatttttatttattcattttttttgcggtacgcgggcctctcactgttgtggcctctcccgttggggagcacaggctccggacgcgcaggctcagcggccatggctcacgggcccagccgctccgcggcatgtgggatcttcccggaccgggtcacgaacccgtgtcccctgcatcggcaggcggactcacaaccactgcgccaccagggaagccctacactggTTCATTTTTCTTTGACATTAGCATAAAGTTTCTTGCAAATACATGAACAGCCAAGCCTCATGTTAAGTTACTTCAAAATAGTTACTCTTCGTTCACCATTATTCTTTTTAAGTAGGggtaaaattcagaaagaaacatGCATTTTTCAAAAACAGCATGCAGTACTGTTACTTGTGCATATACATTACCCTGCCCTATTAGACTGTTAGCTTCCCTAAAGCAAGAATTTGGTTATAAATCTTCCAAGCAAAGCTATTTTCACATGGAGGCATTTGAGTATGCACACTTGAAAGTGTAAGCGTAGATGAAAACCTTTGTTCCAGTACCTATTGCCAACTTATTTGGAGCAAAAGATTTCACAGATTAGTGGAAGAAATAGATCTTACACACTGACAataagttgggacttccctggtcgtgcagtggttaagaatctgcctgccaatgcaggggacacgggttcgagccctagtccaggaagatcccacatgccgcagagcaactaagcccatgcgccacaactactgagcctgtgctctagagcccgcgagccacaactactgagcccacgtgcctagagcctgtgctccacaagagaagccaccgcaacaagaagcctgtgcaccgcaacaaagagtagcctccactcaccacaactagagaaagcccgcgcgcagcaacaaagacccaacgcagccaaaaataaattaattaattaattaaaaaaaaaaaaagtaaagactgCTTTTCAGAAAGTCAGCCTTATCTCTTccctgaaatgaagaaaaagcaagagaaaaacaaagctggggACCAGGATCATCAAAGGGCCATATCTTAGCCCCAAGTCTGGCCAATTACAAACTAATACTTACCCATCTTAAATCTTTGATGAAAACACATAGTTCCAAGTTCCAAGTCCAAAACAGTTTGCTTTTATAGTTAACCATATTCTTGGGAACTTCTGATATCCATTTCAAATTCAGTAAAAGTGATTTATAAAAGAACTCCAAAAGATAAGCCAACCTTCCCACCCTAAGGTGCCTATTTTCTCCTGGCTCAGAGGATGGAAAACAGACTGACACCAATTTGCTCCATACACAGCCTTTcttcaaacaatttttaaatgccttagaaaaataaattaattttcccaACCTACTTATAAAGTATTACTGATGTATCACCTATAGGGATGTCACAGGAGGTAAAAGCCCACACAACTTGCTCGGAGCAACAGCACACATCAAGACCAGCATCATATTACTAAGTTGTGATTTTCA encodes the following:
- the EID3 gene encoding EP300-interacting inhibitor of differentiation 3 — translated: MAEEKDCLRGDVEKGEEPVVTITGGACSGKQAAEEPMKVEAEAGPDACSDDLSCGEADIDPSLLELVDEEKCRSIRKQYRQLIYNVQQNRDDIVNTTSESLTEALEEANVLFDAVSRTREAALDAQFLVLASDLGKEKAKQLNSDMSLFNQVAFCDFLLIFVGLNWMEDDGRDALSDCDDNIVRSFWETVQKEATSWMLQAETFHFIFGSFKSEPSARKPRLEHRKRVHRMEENGDMPTKLRKLDLSSNQEATEKEVERILGLLQTYFQKYPDTPVSYFEFVIDPNSFSRTVENIFYVSFIIRDGFARIRLDHDRLPILEPININHVGEGNDSSSHCRKQGVISLSLQDWKNIVATFEISEAMITNSY